The DNA window CCAGCTCTACGAGCAGACAGCAAGGCTGACCAATCCCGCCGCCAGGCTGGTGGGCGTGAGCTTGAACACCTCCAGCCTGGACGAAGCCGCTGCCGAACAAGCGCTGGTGCGCGCCGAACGCGAACTGGGTGTGCCGGCCTTCGATCCCTTGCGCACGCGGCTGGACATGGCGGTCGCATCGATCGTGGGCCCCTGACCGATGGTACGCACGCTGCACCTCAGGCCGCATGCCTGGAAACTGAAGGAGCCCTTCGCCATCGCACGCGGAGTGCGCACCGAAGCCAGGGTGGTGGTGGTGGAGCTGCATCAGGACGGCGAGGTGGGGCGAGGCGAATCCAGTGGCGTCGCTTATCACGGCGAAACACCCGAGAGCATGATCGCGCAGATCGAGAAGCTGCGGTCCCACCTGGAAAACGGCGCCGATCGGGAGTCGCTGCTACACCTGCTTCCCGCCGGCGGCGCGCGTCACGCAGTGGACGCCGCACTCTGGGATCTGGAAGCTCGACTGAGCGGTGTGCCGGTGTGGAAGCGCGCCGGCGTGGAAAACTGGCGACCGGTGGAGAGCGCCGTCACCGTTGGCATCCGCACGCTGCCCGAATACGAGGCGACCGCCCGCCTCTACGCAGACCATCCCTGGATCAAGGTGAAGGTGGGCGCGGACGCGCCGCTGGACGCCGTGGCGGCGGTGCGCAGAGGCGCGCCCACGACGCGTTTGATCGTCGATGCCAACCAGTCCTGGAGCGTCGAGGATCTGTTCCGCTTTGCCCCTGGCTTGCAGGAACTGCGCGTGGATCTGCTGGAACAACCGGTGGCCGCCGGCCGCGATCAGGGATTGTCCGACTACACCGGCAGCGTGCCGATTTGCGCGGACGAGGCCTTGTCCACGCTTGACGATCTGCCCCGGCTGATCGGCCGCTATCAGTTCGTCAACATCAAGCTGGACAAGGCCGGCGGGCTGACCGCTGGCCTGGCCTTGGCGCAGGCCGCCAGTGCGGCCGGATTCCGGCTCATGGTCGGCTGCATGCTGGGCGGCACGATCTCCGTCGCGCCCGGACTGGTACTGGCGCAGCAGTGCGAAATCTGCGACCTGGATGGTCCCTGGCTGCAGGCCGAAGACTGGCCACGCGGCATCGTCTACCGAAAAGGACGCATGTCGCTGCCCGCTCCCGTGATCTGGGGTTGAGCACTCGGCGCTGTCGTTTCCCTGACCCAACAAGGCGGACCCACCGTGGTTGAAGCAAGCGCGCGCGCGACCCCGTCGATTCCCCTGCACTGGAAGATGGCGATTGGTTTTGCCCCGGGCCTGTCCCTGGGTTTCCTGGCCCATGCCACCGTGGGTGCGGAACACCACGCGGTGGTGTGGCTGACGCAGCACATCACCCAACCCGCCGGCACTGTCTTTCTGCGCCTGATCTTCATGCTCGTGCTGCCGTTGCTGTTCTCGGCGCTGATCGTGGGCGTGGCGGAGATGGGGGATGTCCGCGCGCTGGGTCGGATTGGCGTGCGGACGCTGGCCTCGACCATCGTGCTGTCGGGCATTGCCGTACTCATTGGGCTATCGCTGGTCAACCTGCTCAAGCCGGGTACGAACATCGACCTGACCGTGGCCCAGCAGCTGCTCGCACAAAGCGGTGAGCGCGCCCACGCGATCATCGGCGATGGCGCGTCGAACCAGGGCGCGATGGATCTGGTCCTGTCACTGGTGCCTGACAACATCATCCGCGCCGCCGGCAAGAACGAAATCCTGGCGGTGATGTTCTTCGCGATGATGATTGGCGCTGGCCTGGTGCTGTCCAAACAGAGCCCGGCCACCGCCGCGCTGCTCAAGGCGATCGAGGGCCTGTTCCAGGTGTCGATGACGCTGATCGGGCTGGTCATCAGGCTCGCGCCTTATGCGGTGTTCTGCTTCATGTTCAATCTTGCCGCCCTGTTCGGCTGGGACGTGCTGCAGGCGCTGGGCGCCTACGTGATGGTGGTGGTGCTCGCGCTGGCGCTGCATTTCGTGGTGGTCTATTCGCTGGCGTTGCGCTGGGCCGGCTGGTCGCCGCTGCGGTGGTTCGCCCGCGCACAGGAAGCCATCCTGATGGCATTTTCCACCGCCTCCAGCAATGCAACCCTGCCCACCTCACTGCGCGTGGCGCAGGACGAGCTGAAGTTGCCGGGCAACGTGTCGCGCTTCGTACTGACCGTGGGCGCCACCGCCAACCAGAACGGTACCGCCTTGTATGAAGGGGTCACCGTGCTGTTCCTGGCGCAGTTCTTCGGCGTGCAGCTGGATCTTGGCCAGCAGCTGCTGGTGATGTTCGTCTGCGTGCTCGGCGGCATTGGCACCGCTGGCGTGCCGGCGGGTTCCCTGCCGGTGGTGGCGTTGATCTGCGCGATGGTGGGCGTGCCGCCCGAGGGCATCGGCATCATCCTGGGCGTGGACCGGTTTCTCGACATGTGCCGGACCACCTTGAACGTCACCGGCGATCTGGTGCTGGCGACCGTGGTCTCCAAAGGCGAGCCGGGGGATACCGGCTCGGCGTGATCCGCGCGACCGGCGTCAAGCTCAGCTTTGCGACTGGGCCCAGTCCACGGCGGGATACTCCGCCTTGCCCATGAAGGTCTCCAGCAACTCGCGGTACGTCGACAGGCCACGCTCACTGTTGGTGAACAAGACCAGGCTGTCGCCACTGATCGGATCAAGCACAAACAGCGCCTTGAAGCCCGGGTTGTCACCCCAGTGCCAGATCAGGCGCCTGTCTGTCGTTGACTGGATGCCCACGCCCAGCCCCCAATCGATGTACGGGTCCGCCGGCGAGACGACCGCCGCGTCATTGGCATCGCTGGAAGGCGCCAGCATGGCCGCATGCGTCGCCGCTGCCAGCCCCTCGCCCTTGAACAGCGCCCGCTGGATGAAGTTGTTGTAGTCGTGCGCATTGGACACCAGCGTCCACGCGGTGTTTTCCCAGGCGAACACGCGCGGCTTCTGCGGTGTGCCATCACCGTCATGACCCGTGGCGTTGCGGGCGTCGAACTCTTTCCTGGTCAGGTAGCTGCTGCTGGGCATGTCGAATCGCGAGAACACTTCGCGCTGCGCCAGTTCGTTCCAGGCCAGCCCGGTGACATGCTCGAGCGTCCTCTGCAGCAGATAGAAGCCCTCACCGGAGTACGAGAAGCGAGCGCCGGGCTCGAAGATGGTGGTGAGTGGCGTGCTGTCGATCACCGGGTTGGAGGGCGACACCTGCCAGTTCACCAGGCCCGAGGTGTGGTTGAGCACCATGCGCGCGGTAATCCGCCGGGCCGACGCACTGTCACGCGTGCGGTTTGAATGCCAGTACTCCCACAGCGGCCGGTCGAGATCGAACTGGCCTTGATCGACCAGCCTGAGCGCCACGTAGGCGGCCAGGACCTTGGACAAGGAAGCCGCCTGGAACACCGTGGCATCGCTGACGCGCGCGCCGGTGGCGTTGTTCATGACCCCGTACGAGAACGTCTGCGAGGTCCCTTGATGGGTGTAAGCCAGTTGCGCGCCCGGAATCGCATGTGATTGCAGCACGGCGTTGAACTGCTCGCGCAATTCCTGTGCGTGATCTCCTTCCCCTGCCGTCGGCGTCCGCGCCTCCACGGCAGGAACGGAGTCGGCGCGCAGCGGATCTGCCCACATACCACCGGGTGCGGCCAACGCAATCGTCAGGACAGCCATCTGTGCAGCGTGGACTTTCATTCGATCCTCGGCAAGAACGTGCAGGGAATAGCAAGCGATCAGTCTGAAGCGTAGGCGCGACGATACTCGACTTTGCTGCTGTGGAATCGTCATCCCTCCACTTCGCATGAAGGATCGGGGTTTCTCCTGATGCATCTCGGTTGGCGCGCCCACTAGCATCGGCGCCGTCGTTCCGCATGGGGTGCGGAAGCAGCAGTTCGCGACGATGCCCACCGTCCACGACGCGATGTCGGGATCCGTGGGGTGCTGTGCCCGTCCGTCCCTTGCCGTGGCCATGCCGCGCCACCCACTTACGCCGTCCTGACCGGAGAGCCGTATCACCATGTCCAACCGCTACCACGTACTGCAGCATCGTCGTCTGGCCGCTGCGATCCTTGTCGGATTGAGTGCGCCCGGCCTGGCGTTTGCCGGAAGCATGACCGATGCGGAGAGCCGCACGCAGGAAGCACCTTCAGACACGCCCGTGGCCAACGCCGCCGAGGCGGCGCCGGCCAAGACGCTGGACAAAGTGGAAGTCACCGGATCCCGCATCAAGCGCGCCGACATGGAAGGCCCATCGCCGGTGGTGGTGATCAGCGCCGAAGACATCCGCAAGCAGGGCTACAGCACCATCTCCGAAGCCTTGCAGACGCTCACGCAGTTCAATGGCGATGTCGTGGCCGGTGAGTGGAATGCGGACTCGTCGCAGCCCGATGCCTCGTTCCTCAATCTGCGCGGCCTGGGCGTGGGCTATCAGTTGATCCTGCTCAACGGTAAGCGCATGACCGAGTACGCGGCCAGTTCCGGCGCAGCCTCCACCGGCGTCAGCGTGGGCAGCATCCCGGCCGCGGCCGTTGAACGCATCGAGGTGCTCAACGGCGGCGCATCGGCCATTTACGGCTCCGATGCCGTGGCCGGCGTCGTCAACATCGTGACCAAGGACAACTGGGAAGGCCAGCACCTGCGCATCCGCGGTGGCGGCACGACACGCGGCGGCGGCGATACCGGCCAGATCCAGCTCAGTGGCGGCAAGGCCTGGGATCGCGGCAGCCTCACCTATGCGTTCGAGCAGCTCAATCGCGAACCGATCCTGTCAGGCCAACGCGGCAACATCATCCGCACGGGCATGAATGCACCGGGTAACGTGGGCACCAACAAGCCGACCTTCGGGCTCGACACGGCGTTGATGGACGGCGGCTACAACGCGAACTACTGGATGAACCAGGCCGGCCAGCTGATCTACGCCGCCGATACCGATCCCGACACCGCCGCCGACGCACTGGCCTACTCCTGCTACAACGCCGACCCGCAGTATTTCCCGATGTACTGGTCGGCCGACGATGATTTGCCGGCCGCCTGCGGCAACGCCAACTACTACGACGGCGATACGCTGGCCAACAAGTACAACAAGACCTCGGGCTACGTGGCCGCGCGCTACTGGTTCAACGACAACATCGAAGGCTATGGCCAGGCGCTGGTGCAGTATTCAAAGAGCGAGGCGGCGCACCGGACCAGCATGTACCTGTACAACGCCGGCAGCGCCTACGACGTCAACATCGGCCAGTTCGAGTACTGGCGCGCACTCAATCCCAACACGATGGGCGGCGCGCCGATGCGCATCTGGGAGGAGTCCACCATCAGCGCGAACGTCGGTGTGCGCGGCACGCTGGGCAACCGGTTCGACTGGGATGCCAGCCTCAGCATCTCGCGCGACGAGATGAAGAGCCGTTGGAAGCAGTTGCTCACCGACCGTGTCCACCACTTCCTGTTCGGCGAGCCGGTCGGCAGCGTCGATGGCTCGCCGCTCTACGAGATCGACCCTGCCGTGTTGTTTGGCCCCGTCGGACCCGAGCAGTACGCCAGCATGGTCGACACGATCCGCAACAAGAACCTCTCGCAGACCTCGCAGGCGCAGGTGGTGTTCAGTGGCCCGCTGTTCTCGCTGCCGGCGGGCGAAGTACAGATGGCGGCCGTGGCCGAGGCGTCACACTCCAAATACGAACTTCGCCCGGACGCGCGCAGCGTCAGCACGTACGAGGGCGCCGACCGGACCTTCAATCACACCGGCGTCATCGGCGGCGGTCCACGGGATCGCTATGGCGTCGGCGTCGAACTGCGGATTCCGGTGTTTTCCCGGCTGACCGCCAACGTGGCGGGGCGATGGGACAAGTACAACGACATTTCCGATGTCGATGACGCCACCACCTGGCAGGCAAGCCTGGAATGGCGCCCCACGGACAACCTGCTGATCCGCGCGAGCCACCAGACCAGCTTCATGGCGCCGAACATCATGTGGCTCTATGGCGAACCGGTCACCAACTACGACGACTACATCACCAACGAATATCTCTGCCGTGTGAACGGGCTGGACCTGAGCACCACGGCGGGCATGAGCCAGTGCGGCAGCCAGTACACCCAGGGTGCGTGGTATGTGGAAGGCGGCAACAACACCCGGCTGCACGAAGAAACCGCGACCTCCAATGGACTGGGCGTCGTGTGGGATATCACTGACAACCTGTCGATCAGCGCCGACTACTGGGACATCGATCTCAAGGGCAAGAGCCAGTACCTGGACAAAGCCACCCTGCTCAGCGCCAACTCGGACTGCCTGCTCGGCGCGCGCATCGACGGCACGCCGGTGGATCCCAATTCCGCCGCCTGTGCGCTCTATGCCAGCTACGTGCAGCGTGATGCCGAGGGCAACGTCACCGAGTACTTCCTGGATGCGATCAACCAGGCCGGCGTGCGGACCAAGGGCTACGATGCGAGCCTGAGGTATGCATGGGCCACGGAGGCACTGGGCAACTTCAGCCTCAACGCCGGCATGAGCCGCACGCTGGACTATGACGTCAAGGTCACCAACGGGGATCCGTGGGAGGACTACATGCCGTGCTCGTACTCCTCCACCTACAGCTGCGGCAGCCAGCCGGTGGCATTCCGCACGCGCACCAACTGGACACTGAGCTGGAACCGCGGCGCCTGGGCCGGCAGTCTGTACGGCTATCGCAATGGCGCACGGGTGAACTACCAGGCGACCGATCACCTGGCCTCGTACGTCCAGTGGAACGCCAACCTGTCCAAGCAACTGACCGACAAGCTGCGGCTGGGCGTCGATGTCACCAACCTGTTGGACGAGTACGGACCCAAGGATGAAACGATGACCTGGTATCCGTTCTATCAGAACATCTACGGCATCCAGGGTCGGGCCATCTACGTGAACCTGGACATCACCTTCTGAGCACGACGCCTGGCAGCAAGGGATGAGCTTCGGCCCTGGAGGGATCCAGGGCCGAATGCCGGCGGAGCGTCAACGCGCACGCATCAACATTTGGGAGCCGGCTGAACCCTTACGGGCACCAGGCGCGTGTCTCCACCCTCATCGACGATCTGGTAGACCGAAAGCCGGCACGTCTGACCCTGCCACGAAAAGCCCGCCTCGTAGTCGCGCCCGGCCTCCGGCACGAACGAGATGGCGCCGCCGCAGGAAGTGGTGGGACCCGAGTAGCGCACACCACCGACCGAGTAGAACGCGGGAACGCTCTGGTATCCCAGGCGAAGGCTGGTCGGAACCGCGGCAGGGATGGCGTACTCGCGGAAGTACGCCTTGGAGGCGATGCCATCCATCTGCGCCAGATTGCGGGTGTTCTCGCTGTCCGGCATGCCCAGCGAAACATTGGACACCGTTCCGATCAGCGAGCCGAATGCGCTGCCCAGGCTGCCGGAGACACGCTCACCACCGCGTCTTTTGATGCAGGCACTGCCTGCGTAGAGCTGGGCCATGACGCCATTCTGGCCAAAGACGCGGATGCGGCTGCCGTGACCTTGCACGGCCGCTCCATCCGCCGCAGCAGCACTGAAAGAGCAAGCCAGAAGGGAAAAATTTGCTAAAGACCTGTACCGCATGGACAACCTCATGGAAGACGAGACAGCGTGACAATTCACCGAAGCCGGGATGTTTCGGTCGAGCTAAGGGCGTTCACTGGCGCCATCGTGCTGGGCCTGAGGCGTAGGCAGGAATGCGATGGCTGCGCCGCCGCTGTGGTGCACGATCCAGCCTGAGCCACCCGAGCTCGGCTTGAAGTCCAGCGCATCGCCCACCGCCAGGGGCTCGCTCGTGCCATCTTCGCGCGCGGGAAACACCAGCTTCGCGCGCACGGGAAGCGTGATTCGACAGTTCTGGCATCACTTGCCCAGCCTGAAACGTCCAATTGGCATAACCAAAAGGCGCCTCCAATATCGTCGACAATGCCTACTTCGGCGGCACGATTTGGGATTTGATCGCTTCATCCAGGGGTGTATAGACAACAGTCAATAAGTACATTTGGCCGCGCTTATCCGGTATCACCGTGTCCGTCATGCTGACCACCGTCTTATCGGCAACCCACTTCTCGGCAAGAACAGTGAGCGATTCGTTCGAAATCTTCTGCGACTTGCCGGACCCAAGCGGCTCCCCGTAGCGCCTAACCAACTCGGCCTTGACCCTGTTGAACCTGTACTCAGCTCCCTCGCCCGCCTTGATCTGATCATTGGTGACCGTCGCCACGCGATCGAGGCGAATTTCGTTCAACGTGTCATTCGGACCGCCCATGTTGAAGTACGCCCGAAAAGTGATCCCATCGATGGTGTAGTCATTCACGATGGGGCTATCGCACTGAAACGCACCTGGGCGCGCCGCCTGGGACACCTTCTCCGTATCGGTGCATTGCACCTTGGAGAGTTTGGAGCCGAAAACCTCGCGGATCTGTGATTCTGTTGCACCCCACGGCAGGCCCTCAAAAACGACCCCAAGAGTCGGCGCCGCTTCAACCGCGGACACGGGCGCAACTGGAAACAGTACGGCAATCACAAGCAAGGTAGATGTATAGCGATTCATAGTGTTTTTTCTAGGTAGTGAATGAACTTATAGCCGCGATGCCGCCTTGGCATCGATGTTGCGAATGTCGCATCAAGATTTGGCCGGTACCAATCGACAGAACTCGGCGGGTTGACTGGAGACTCATGAGCGCCGGCGTCGCTATAACAGCGGAACACATATGCTCCAGGGTTAGGGACACAACCACACTGATGGCCATCATTTCCTCGTTCGACAACGAAACGGGCTTTCGCTTTTCAACGGCTGGCCCGTCTTGGCATCTTCAACCAACACCGTCGCACCAGGGTAACTGGCGCACAAGGCGCCACGGGCAGAGTAGATTCCTGAGCCTTCTGCCATCAGCGTTATATTGGGGGCAAGCTCCACACCCTTATCGTCCACTGCGCGCAATCGATAAGACCCATGCATGGTCAAGCAGCCCGTGCAAAGTACAGTGACCGCCAGAATGGCCAAGCCGTTCCTCATGGCTGGCCCTCTACTACTTCGTAGGTGAACCCGTTTGCTGCCATGCATTCGTTGACGATCGTTTGCCCGTACTCACTGAGCCGTCGATTCTTTCTGGCCTCCTGATATTCGGGAGTTTGCTCGTCGGCCTCCTCATAGCATTGACGTTGTAGCCGTACCGACTCCCCATAAAAGAGCCCTGCACAGGCGAGTCCCGGCTTCGTACAGACCCAGTCCCTTTCTGGGGCGCGCGGCGGGATATAGACGTCATCCGTTCTGCCGTACTTGAAACCTCTCTCCTTCATGCATGCATCTGTCACCTTCTTGTTCCCTGGGATCTCTATGCACTTCTGCCATGTCTCCCACGCCTCTTTTCCTGAGGCGCCGGACTTGTGCCACATCTTGGAAGGCCCCACACGGACCATTGGACTTGAGGTCGGGTAATGCTGCGTGGCGCATGCCGACATCATCAACACAGCACTCGCCAATAGGGTGTACTGCTTCATAGCACGACTCATTTCTTACTCCGTTTCTCAAGCTCGAGTTTGGCCTTCTGCGACGGCTCCACGAACACCGGCTTGCCGAAGCTACCTGGCCCCCAATTCCTATCCATCGACTCACGAACGCTTACGTCCCTCAACGACACTCCATCCGGGAACAGCGACTGCGTATACCAGCGATGGGAGTCGGGAAAGCTTCCTTCATTCTTATCACCCGTGGCCGGGTTTCCTCCCAAGATCAATGGCACGCGTCCCACCAAGTCGGTTGGGTGCGTGGCCTGATACTGGTTCGATGTGCCACCACTGAGAATCCAAGCGGTATCGGACGCTTCCTGCGCATTGGCTGCAGCGCCAAAGAAGTACACATTTCCGATCGCAACATTGTTCTTATCTTGCTGACGAAGACTCCCGATTGCGTTGATCCAGGTCATGCTGCCCCGACTGTGATTGACGCTTTGAACGACACTGTCCTTCTCCTTGGCGATTTCCGTAAATTCCTGATTGGTCTTCTCCGCTTCCGTCAGCGGCAATCTTCCACCCGTCATATCGTTGATCTTGTCGTAAATGGCATAGATCGCTTCGGCCACCGGAGTTCCCGTCTTTGGGTTCAGGATGTGGTATACGCCCGCCTTGTTAGCCATATCGCCACTCTGCAGGGAGCCGTAGTGCAGCGCTTCCTCTTCATCGTTGAAGATTCCGTTGTTGAATATGTAGATCTTCCCATCAACGATCTTGACCTGGTCAAGACTGACTTCCTTTCTGCTGCAGTTCTGGGCATCGGCGTCGCATTTCTGCAACAGGATCTTCTGGTCCCTCGTGGCCGCACGATGCACCAAGTCGATTTGCGTCACGGTCTGCCCAATCAACGCATTGCTCAGATCAGGGCCGGTAAACACCGCCATGGTCGCCATATCAATGACCAACGCGTTCTTCTGCCGCTTGTCGGCTTCCTTCTCCAGCGCGATTGATTCCGGCGTGTCATAGCCACCATTTGTCATGCGGATCGCGCGCGCCTCTTCACGCTTCGCGTCAACGTGCGCATAGATTTCGGCCTTCGCCTCCTGCCGGTTCTGATCGAAGGTCTGCGTCACTTCTACCTGCGTATCCAGCTCCTTCTGCAGTTCGGCCGCATCGAACTTGTTCACCAGCGCACCGCTGTTTGCGGCCACCGTGTCGGTGTTGGTGGACGTTGCAACCTCGGCCTTGATTTGATCGATGCTCTTGCCGGTCGCAGCCTGCCCGGCAGCATCGGCAATCGTGATGTTCCTGGTGTTGATGCCGCTGTGCGTGGTGCTGCGCTGATGGTCCTCATCCTGGCCAAAGCCCACCGCGTGACTCGCCGCAACGCCGCCGGCTTTGCCGTCCTTGGAGCCCTGCGCCATCTGGTGTTCGCCGCGCTCACCGCCTCCATTGACACCCAGCGAGCCGCTGATGCCGAACGCTTCGCCCTCATAGTCGGCATGGTTCTCGATGTCGGCGATCTCCAGCGTGCCCGTGCTGAAGCTATTCCTGCCTGCATCCTCGGCGGTTTGCGTGCTGGTGATGATGCCGCCGATCAGCGTGGTCTTGTCCTTGACCATGACGCTGTAGCCACCGTCGCCGGCCAGGACGCCGCTCTGTTCATTGACGCTGGCATAGTCGGCAGTGATCTTCGACTGGTCGTAGGTGGCGCTGACCGAAGCGCCATAGCCCACGGTGACCTCGGCGCTCGCGTTCTTCTGCTTGCTGTCGTAGGTCTGCGTGTCCTGCCGGCTTTCGATAACCAGGTTCTTCGCATCCACCGCGATCTGCTCGCCGGTGATTTGGCCGCCGCTCAGGGTCAGCGTGCCGCCGCTGGTGACGGTGGTGCTGCCACCGCTGCCGACGTGCGAGTTGAGGTGGTGGACTGTGGTGCCGTCGCTGTGGCCCTTGCCGACGTTGCCACCGGCCGTCACCCCCATCGCCGTGCCGGTCTGACCGTACGAGATCGCCACACCCGCCTTCCAGCCACTGGAACTGTTGGTGCTGTGCTGCTCGTAGGTGTTCTGCGCGGCGACCACGTCGATGTCGCCGTCGGCGTACAGCGTGGTGCTGTCCTGGCCGTACACCTCCGAACCGGAAATCCGGAGGGTCGAGGCTTCGCCGGCGCCGGTCGCCACCACCGTGGTGCTCTTGCCGTTGATCTTGCTACCGACAGCCTCGCGACGGGTCGTGTTGGTCTCGCTCTCGGACTGCTGCTGCCCGTAGGTGATGGACGCACTGACGCCCTGACCACCCTGCATGGCGCCGGCCACCGCTCCAGCTGCCTGATAGGTGTCGTATGCGGTGTTGGCGGC is part of the Pseudoxanthomonas indica genome and encodes:
- a CDS encoding serine hydrolase domain-containing protein; the encoded protein is MAVLTIALAAPGGMWADPLRADSVPAVEARTPTAGEGDHAQELREQFNAVLQSHAIPGAQLAYTHQGTSQTFSYGVMNNATGARVSDATVFQAASLSKVLAAYVALRLVDQGQFDLDRPLWEYWHSNRTRDSASARRITARMVLNHTSGLVNWQVSPSNPVIDSTPLTTIFEPGARFSYSGEGFYLLQRTLEHVTGLAWNELAQREVFSRFDMPSSSYLTRKEFDARNATGHDGDGTPQKPRVFAWENTAWTLVSNAHDYNNFIQRALFKGEGLAAATHAAMLAPSSDANDAAVVSPADPYIDWGLGVGIQSTTDRRLIWHWGDNPGFKALFVLDPISGDSLVLFTNSERGLSTYRELLETFMGKAEYPAVDWAQSQS
- a CDS encoding TonB-dependent receptor plug domain-containing protein, which encodes MSNRYHVLQHRRLAAAILVGLSAPGLAFAGSMTDAESRTQEAPSDTPVANAAEAAPAKTLDKVEVTGSRIKRADMEGPSPVVVISAEDIRKQGYSTISEALQTLTQFNGDVVAGEWNADSSQPDASFLNLRGLGVGYQLILLNGKRMTEYAASSGAASTGVSVGSIPAAAVERIEVLNGGASAIYGSDAVAGVVNIVTKDNWEGQHLRIRGGGTTRGGGDTGQIQLSGGKAWDRGSLTYAFEQLNREPILSGQRGNIIRTGMNAPGNVGTNKPTFGLDTALMDGGYNANYWMNQAGQLIYAADTDPDTAADALAYSCYNADPQYFPMYWSADDDLPAACGNANYYDGDTLANKYNKTSGYVAARYWFNDNIEGYGQALVQYSKSEAAHRTSMYLYNAGSAYDVNIGQFEYWRALNPNTMGGAPMRIWEESTISANVGVRGTLGNRFDWDASLSISRDEMKSRWKQLLTDRVHHFLFGEPVGSVDGSPLYEIDPAVLFGPVGPEQYASMVDTIRNKNLSQTSQAQVVFSGPLFSLPAGEVQMAAVAEASHSKYELRPDARSVSTYEGADRTFNHTGVIGGGPRDRYGVGVELRIPVFSRLTANVAGRWDKYNDISDVDDATTWQASLEWRPTDNLLIRASHQTSFMAPNIMWLYGEPVTNYDDYITNEYLCRVNGLDLSTTAGMSQCGSQYTQGAWYVEGGNNTRLHEETATSNGLGVVWDITDNLSISADYWDIDLKGKSQYLDKATLLSANSDCLLGARIDGTPVDPNSAACALYASYVQRDAEGNVTEYFLDAINQAGVRTKGYDASLRYAWATEALGNFSLNAGMSRTLDYDVKVTNGDPWEDYMPCSYSSTYSCGSQPVAFRTRTNWTLSWNRGAWAGSLYGYRNGARVNYQATDHLASYVQWNANLSKQLTDKLRLGVDVTNLLDEYGPKDETMTWYPFYQNIYGIQGRAIYVNLDITF
- the dgcA gene encoding N-acetyl-D-Glu racemase DgcA, producing the protein MVRTLHLRPHAWKLKEPFAIARGVRTEARVVVVELHQDGEVGRGESSGVAYHGETPESMIAQIEKLRSHLENGADRESLLHLLPAGGARHAVDAALWDLEARLSGVPVWKRAGVENWRPVESAVTVGIRTLPEYEATARLYADHPWIKVKVGADAPLDAVAAVRRGAPTTRLIVDANQSWSVEDLFRFAPGLQELRVDLLEQPVAAGRDQGLSDYTGSVPICADEALSTLDDLPRLIGRYQFVNIKLDKAGGLTAGLALAQAASAAGFRLMVGCMLGGTISVAPGLVLAQQCEICDLDGPWLQAEDWPRGIVYRKGRMSLPAPVIWG
- a CDS encoding dicarboxylate/amino acid:cation symporter, which codes for MVEASARATPSIPLHWKMAIGFAPGLSLGFLAHATVGAEHHAVVWLTQHITQPAGTVFLRLIFMLVLPLLFSALIVGVAEMGDVRALGRIGVRTLASTIVLSGIAVLIGLSLVNLLKPGTNIDLTVAQQLLAQSGERAHAIIGDGASNQGAMDLVLSLVPDNIIRAAGKNEILAVMFFAMMIGAGLVLSKQSPATAALLKAIEGLFQVSMTLIGLVIRLAPYAVFCFMFNLAALFGWDVLQALGAYVMVVVLALALHFVVVYSLALRWAGWSPLRWFARAQEAILMAFSTASSNATLPTSLRVAQDELKLPGNVSRFVLTVGATANQNGTALYEGVTVLFLAQFFGVQLDLGQQLLVMFVCVLGGIGTAGVPAGSLPVVALICAMVGVPPEGIGIILGVDRFLDMCRTTLNVTGDLVLATVVSKGEPGDTGSA